Sequence from the Nitrosospira multiformis genome:
TGCCGATACGGTGAACCCGCTGACCCGTACCGTAATGGTGCGCACAATGGTGGAGAATCCGCAGCGCAAACTTAAGCCCGACATGCTGGCCACCATGCATATTACCGATAATGCGCACAAAAGCCTGGTCGTGCCGGTAACAGCGGTAGTGCGCGAGGCCAACCGCGATTATGTCTTTCTGTTTCAAGGCAACAACCGGTTTTTGCGTATCCCCGTAGAATTGGGTCCCGAAGTAGCCGACATGTATCCAGTGCTAAACGGGGTTACCATCGACCAAAAGATTGTGGTGGATGGCGCCTTTCACCTGGATAACGAGCGCAAGCTCGCCGAGCTGGAGTAGCGATGCTTGCCTCCATTGTCCGCGTCATGCTCAGACAGCGCCTGATAGTTGTAGTGGTGTCGCTTGCTCTGTGTGCCGCAGGCATTCTTGCCGCGAAGAATCTCTCGGTCGACGCTTTTCCGGATGTGACCAACATTCAGGTCCAGGTCGCCACGGTAGCGGTCGGACGCAGTCCGGAGGAGATCGAGCGTCTGGTTACGGTCCCGGTGGAAATAGCCATGACCGGCCTGCCGGGGCTGGTGGAGATGCGCTCCCTGAACAAGAGCGGGTTGTCGCTTATCACCCTGGTATTTACCGATAAGACCGACGTTTTCTTTGCGCGCCAATTGGTGATGGAACGGCTGATCGAGGTTTCTCCCCGGCTCATACCGGGGATTACGCCGGTGCTTGGGCCCGTATCAACCGGTCTGGGTGAGGTATACCAGTACACGATCGATCATCCCGACGATGGCCAGCGCGCACTAACCGTTGAGGAGCTGACCGAACGGCGCACGATCCAGGATTGGGTGGTGCGGCCGCTCCTGCGTTCGGTCCAGGGTGTGGCGGAAATCAACTCAATAGGCGGCCATGTCAAGGAGTACCAGGTACTGGTCGACCCCAACCGGTTGCGTCACTATGATCTGACGCTGACGGCGGTTGACCGGGCCATTGCCAGCAATAATGCGAATTCCAGCGGTAACATTCTGCCCTTGCATGCGGAGCAGTATCTGATCCGTGGCGTCGGCCTGATCCGCACGCTGGACGATATCCGCAATATCGTGCTCAAAGAGCGGGATGGGGTGCCGGTCTATGTGCGTGATGTGGCTGATGTGCAGTTCGGCGGGGAGGTGCGCCTGGGGGCCAGCATCAAGGACGGCTATACCGAGTCTGTTACCGGCATCGTGATGATGCTGCGCGGCGGCAACGCCAAGGACATCGTTGGGCGGGTGAAGGAAAAGGTTGCCGAGATCAATGAGCGCAACCTGTTGCCGGGGGGGCTCCAGATCGTGCCTTTTTATGACCGGACCGTTATGGTGGATGCCGCGCTGGAGTCCGTGTACCGTGTATTGATCGAGGCGCTGGTCTTCGTGATCCTGGTAATGATTATCTGCCTGGGTAATTGGCGCGTGAGCCTGGTGGTGTGTGCGACACTTATCATCACGCCGCTGGTCACGTTCATGATCATGAACTATCTGGAAATTCCGGCCAATCTGATGTCGCTGGGCGGGCTGACGATCGCCATCGGGCTGATGGTCGATCCCACCGTGGTGGTAGTGGAGAATATCTTCTTGCGCCTGAGCCACGCAAACGGTGACGAGCCGAAGAGCGAGACGATTGCGAAGGCGGCAGCCGAGGTGGGGGCCCCGGTCATCTACGGCATCATCATCATTGTCCTCGTGTTCCTGCCGCTGATGTCGCTGCAGGGCATGGAAGGCAAGATGTTCAGTCCCCTTGCCGTCACCATTTCCATCGCGCTGCTGGTGGCGCTGGTCGTTTCGGTGCTGTTGTCGCCGGTGCTATGCGACTATGCTTTGAAAGGCGGCAGCGAGGAGGACACCAAGATTGTCTCTATTCTCAAGACTCTTTACTTGCGCCTGCTCTATTTAGCGTTGAGGAATCCAAAGGCGACTGCCATGGTATCGGTAGGCTCTCTTTTGCTGGCGGTCGGCCTGTACCCGTTTCTTGGCAAATCTTTCATTCCAATCATGCGGGAGGGCGCGGTGACGCCCGTGATCATCCGTGTACCCTCGATCTCGCTGGAGGAAGCGATCAAGCTGGAAACAGAAGCGATGAAACTGATCGCCAAGATACCCGGGGTCGTGTCTGTTGTGTCCAAGCTCGGCCGGGGGGAATCGCCGGCCGACCCGGCGTCGCAGAATGAATCCGACCCTATTGCGTCTCTGGATCTGGAAGGATCGGGCCGCACCCAGCAGGAGATCGAAGAAGATATCCGCAAGGCGTTGATGGTGCTGCCCGGCGTGAACATCGCGTTGTCGCAGCCGATCGCGCAACGGGTGGACGAGATGGTGACGGGGGTGCGCTCGCAGGTCGCGGTCAAGATCTTCGGCGACGACCTGGAAGAGTTGCGCAAGTTGTCGGAGCAGGTGGCACGCATCGTCAAGTCAACACGCGGCGCCCAAGATCTCCGCATCGAGCGCCTGTCGGGACAGCAGGAATTGACCATCGACATTGATCGCCGAGCCATCGCCCGCCATGGTATCAATGTTGCCGATGTGAACGAGCTCATTGCAACCGCCATCGGCGGCAAGGCGGTCACCCAGGTTTTTGAGGGCGAGCGGCGTTTTACGCTCCTTCTGCGCTTTCCCGAACAGTTCCGTGATGATGTCGAAGCTATCCGCGATCTTTTGCTTCGTCCCCCCGGCAACGCCGGCCCCGAGGGTCTAATGGCGCGCGGTGGCGTTCTGGTGCCGTTAAGTGCTGTCGCGGATATCCGGGTCATCGATGGCCCGGCAATCGTCTCGCGCGAATATGCCAAGCGCCGCGTGGTGGTCGGCGCTAATGTGCATGATCGTGACCTTGGCGGTTTCGTTGCCGAACTGCAAGAGCGTACCGCGAAGGAGGTCAAATTACCCTCTGGTTACTATTTTGTCTGGGGCGGGCAGTTCGAGAACATGGAGCGCGCCATGGCCACTCTTGCGGTGATCGTGCCGATTACCTTTGCCGTA
This genomic interval carries:
- a CDS encoding efflux RND transporter permease subunit, translated to MLASIVRVMLRQRLIVVVVSLALCAAGILAAKNLSVDAFPDVTNIQVQVATVAVGRSPEEIERLVTVPVEIAMTGLPGLVEMRSLNKSGLSLITLVFTDKTDVFFARQLVMERLIEVSPRLIPGITPVLGPVSTGLGEVYQYTIDHPDDGQRALTVEELTERRTIQDWVVRPLLRSVQGVAEINSIGGHVKEYQVLVDPNRLRHYDLTLTAVDRAIASNNANSSGNILPLHAEQYLIRGVGLIRTLDDIRNIVLKERDGVPVYVRDVADVQFGGEVRLGASIKDGYTESVTGIVMMLRGGNAKDIVGRVKEKVAEINERNLLPGGLQIVPFYDRTVMVDAALESVYRVLIEALVFVILVMIICLGNWRVSLVVCATLIITPLVTFMIMNYLEIPANLMSLGGLTIAIGLMVDPTVVVVENIFLRLSHANGDEPKSETIAKAAAEVGAPVIYGIIIIVLVFLPLMSLQGMEGKMFSPLAVTISIALLVALVVSVLLSPVLCDYALKGGSEEDTKIVSILKTLYLRLLYLALRNPKATAMVSVGSLLLAVGLYPFLGKSFIPIMREGAVTPVIIRVPSISLEEAIKLETEAMKLIAKIPGVVSVVSKLGRGESPADPASQNESDPIASLDLEGSGRTQQEIEEDIRKALMVLPGVNIALSQPIAQRVDEMVTGVRSQVAVKIFGDDLEELRKLSEQVARIVKSTRGAQDLRIERLSGQQELTIDIDRRAIARHGINVADVNELIATAIGGKAVTQVFEGERRFTLLLRFPEQFRDDVEAIRDLLLRPPGNAGPEGLMARGGVLVPLSAVADIRVIDGPAIVSREYAKRRVVVGANVHDRDLGGFVAELQERTAKEVKLPSGYYFVWGGQFENMERAMATLAVIVPITFAVIFFLLFMLFGSVKLAALIFTALPFASVGGVIGLFITGEYLSVPASVGFIAVWGVAILNGVVLISFIKELREQGLSVADAVKTSCEARFRPVLITAAATILGLAPFLIATGLGSEVQKPLAIVVICGLITATVMTKVVVPMLYRYFDPLPDVADKGTTQPSVDVPDKGIAQETSHRPNLLARIRARFRRSPQTPGA